One segment of Cyprinus carpio isolate SPL01 chromosome B20, ASM1834038v1, whole genome shotgun sequence DNA contains the following:
- the prrc2c gene encoding LOW QUALITY PROTEIN: protein PRRC2C (The sequence of the model RefSeq protein was modified relative to this genomic sequence to represent the inferred CDS: substituted 2 bases at 2 genomic stop codons) translates to MSEKSGQSTKAKDGKTKYATLSLFNTYKGKSLETQKTAVAARHGLQSLGKVAVSRRMPPPANLPSLKAENKGNDPNVSIVPKDGSGWASRQDQPGDERQQETPPPQPKPTVPQTSDAPLGGSRSWANSKQSGQLDGAPRMSSQFHQEFPSLQAAGEAEKSGDQEDEPYGPGPSLRPQNVGSWREGGGRNLNAASSPSENDGKPSEELCVGRGTPSPSGDSDEAVKPSGGEGRERRDARERVPPTAPQHKLNGGQQTARGMSSQFHAAQFRSMMPPYMFSACPRGPFPPVQGSFRYPGQQEMSKGPRSGGRPSQPPSQSWLQDPDRPSIVSATELKELDNLDTDADEGWAGAQMEVDYTEKLNFSDDEENHSKEKGDNWEWMTKVDRMRSRNTDVQEGWKEGKEERRDSKSSWVESGDPRAPSSGNIVHYSKTVPTQEQQGQTVGRSVGSGGSRVTKLPTTAPPAGEEETEAWRQKRKKQSELSEAVERARRRREEEERRMEEQRLAACKEKLKQLEEKRRPSTTETTKPITQTHGDNQEVTETVPKLPSETPPPQPQPPPSPARQTCPPMPTHERTEPTVEEVPQFVSRQPSPPVHRTAPEPQSKVDTAITEEVHRQVERQPMRDYFSTEEPRVEEPQLTLSRLDHSVCEDAPLPSQLENEGDTGTAVRPSVTSGYSKQFQKSLPPRFLRQQEQLKQQQWQQQQQQQGGGGPVSPSGGSVPPQHRSLYQPLGPHHQHLASMGFDPRWLMMQSYMDPRMMSGRPPIDMPPMHPGRMPPKQLVRREPTDNSSSGSDTFDHLTRPIREHGVPNEPRMVWGSEPYPSTEPLPSSATIKGREDGKETRLDACLELDRGLSGVYPQDHSPLEPRGKSDFFRNSSETLSAFSHVSEEVPGLLQTDRAPVIPSFEPEAANLSGADEVEAIGQAVLKRSISQGSSHSLKLEEPRFEGLTIVQKTLDFPDTVERSEDKSRKEPFGQGSVNNSRSTPPVANDGMHKTDKLVLPAPSKQKSEMRWGSRGSGSGRREGPGGERPVRRSGPIKKPVLRDMKEEREQRREKEERHERGERSKKEGVAPKGVASSAIEASDRPKPYGDGKKVVVEPEVGVATGGTKSRDLQAAVCPTAACVAEDKPDKPLSNDKRNEPKLPSRKDSNLPPRAYRRDERERDRERDRERDRDMEREKDWPSDFKGRGRGEYYSRGRSYRGSYGGRGRGSRGRSRGDYPYREPRSRQDLPLGATGTASFRCREESETRSESSDFEVLPKRRRRRGSDTDSESEGRESASDTGASDREPSSKPSRPLRRELLESRSSKSASGFATGNLSEKPGPRDEDGRPRPGFLLKGEATRRGKGGLHSRRGGGRERGGNRSAPFRRAPVKESSQWPSKPMETFRPEEAETLRTDSTLSERRHTKYDNKKIGEGGQSLRERPRRPRAARPPRQDKPPRFRRLKEREAAVFAGEAIPGVPVPTSVSPTLSKAPGALQEGVVNTSTAPSLTHDVSTPELPVTETVVPEMGATTVVAAGSKSPDLSNQNSSDQANEEWETASESSDFNERREREDKKQLEATVTAITTTSSSVPTQISGGQSKSPTESVAISKREIASVAKRSFSSQRPVDRQNRRGNNGPKTGRGYPGGKSERRGGSGAKSGRRGAAAQNSETGHASTGQKAGKEPAPSRRKEEGKQAVKKPKEKENALSQFDLNNYASVVIIDDHPEVTTLEDPQSNLNDDGFTEVVSRKQQKRLQDEERRKKEEQTAQNWSKKGSGEKGRGGGGSKLPPRFAKKQQQQQGLAAGQQQPSAPAPQTQSVPQQPQPQPAISVSQHNLPASNQSASSAQPLEGAVAPLAPSPVDFPAKSQTHNTLGTELWDNKVAGSSVLSDVKKLGPISPPQPPSVSAWNKPLTSFTGTVTPEGVKAGTEGGVELGMDSIQFGAPSSAGSTDSDGVPALLEKTSDNKLPEPKEQRQKQPRAGPVKSQKLNFFSSVEXNEYXSGQVGKERSLKNRKAAKDVRQSDGEGLDKNGTRGSRDRDSSSPTKDKVPELGGDIEGMITAPSAEYSCSSKESVTDYTIPSSSLADNVPTAGTKMEESLVAPVALPHPMPIQRRETLQQSSSLATVSPATVDLTLKMESARKAWENSPSLVEKSSPVTSSASPITSGGAGSASFNSFSSASVPQIPVASVTPSTSLSGSATYTTSSLSTKSTSASDPPNICKVKPQQLQSSVMSSTNFSQLSCAPSLLPQQQQQQTPQVFVSQSAAGSAAQIPAFYMDTSHLFSTPHPRLAPPSIAQQQGFQPGLSQPTAVQQIPIPIYAPLQGQHQHQHQAQLSLNAGPPVSQPQDLFSSSIQPYRSQQAFMQNSLSQTSPMMLSGTPLHSYPGVQPPELGKPQSSLAYQQTSNTQHIPILFEPQLNQPSGMGGSQLIDTHLLQPAKVCFIFPLSLGDVMFLYVFVVIFILFSGQVQQQSSYYSSTQSPSSVLHQVTVSVPGSQLSLPNFGSGGGQPLLALPQSLPPTPPQAPPPSLNRQPPSNPPYRGLIGQNTHSMMQHSNKMCEMDLKLFSGGMDMKPGTPPVSARSTTPTSSPYRASSTSPSSQSSKMNSMLYPKQFQSGSAGMRIAQHFPGQFNPQMLSQANLVSPLVRQSHANSFPGGMQRSPMGPPMSPNLSGGLMPYPRPQHPPRGPSGPSLAPRGTQAALKAEQDLKAKQRAEVLQSTHKFFSEQQQLKAPVSKPTRIEGAGKPTDNITSNHQGAPSDRAESDKSAPLATTKPIRTGPIKPQAIKPEESK, encoded by the exons ATGTCCGAGAAGTCAGGGCAGAGCACCAAGGCAAAGGATGGCAAGACCAAGTATGCAACCCTTAGCCTCTTCAACACGTACAAGGGCAAGTCTCTGGAGACCCAGAAAACTGCAG TTGCTGCCAGACATGGGCTACAAAGTTTGGGCAAAGTTGCGGTCAGTCGACGCATGCCCCCTCCAGCTAACCTGCCCAGCCTAAAAGCTGAGAACAAAGGCAACGATCCCAACGTTAGCATCGTACCCAAGGACGGCAGCGGATGGGCCTCCAGGCAGGATCAACCAGGAGACGAACG GCAACAAGAGACACCTCCACCACAGCCTAAGCCAACTGTGCCCCAGACCTCTGATGCCCCTCTGGGAGGCAGCCGCTCCTGGGCCAACAGCAAACAGTCTGGGCAGCTGGACG GAGCTCCTCGGATGAGCAGTCAGTTCCATCAGGAGTTTCCGAGTCTGCAGGCAGCGGGTGAGGCGGAGAAATCAGGTGATCAAGAAGATGAACCCTACGGGCCGGGCCCCAGCCTCAGGCCTCAGA ATGTGGGTAGCTGGCGGGAAGGTGGAGGCAGGAACTTAAACGCTGCTTCCAGCCCCTCAGAGAACGATGGTAAGCCCTCTGAGGAGTTATGTGTGGGTCGAGGCACACCATCTCCCTCTGGGGACTCCGATGAGGCAGTGAAACCCTCTGGTGGGGAGGGCAGAGAAAGGAGAGATGCCAGAGAGAGGGTCCCACCTACTGCCCCTCAGCATAAACTCAATGGTGGCCAGCAAACGGCGAGAGGAATGTCATCTCAGTTCCATGCTGCCCAGTTCAGGAGCATGATGCCACCATAT ATGTTCAGTGCTTGCCCTCGAGGGCCCTTTCCTCCTGTACAAGGCAGCTTTAGGTATCCTGGACAACAGGAGATGTCTAA GGGTCCACGGTCTGGTGGAAGgccctcccagcctccctctcagTCATGGCTGCAGGATCCAGACAGGCCATCAATTGTTAGTGCCACTGAACTAAAAGAGCTAGACAATCTAGACACTGATGCTGATGAGGGTTGGGCAG GTGCTCAAATGGAAGTTGACTATACTGAGAAACTGAACTTTAGTGATGATGAGGAGAACCATTCTAAGGAGAAAGGTGATAACTG GGAGTGGATGACTAAAGTTGATCGCATGCGGTCAAGAAACACTGATGTTCAGGAgggatggaaggaaggaaaagAGGAGAGGCGTGACAGCAAGAGCTCATGGGTTGAAAGTGGAGACCCCAGGGCTCCCTCCTCTGGCAATATTGTCCATTATAGCAAGACGGTTCCTACTCAAGAACAACAG gGCCAAACTGTTGGACGTTCTGTGGGAAGTGGTGGTTCTCGTGTTACAAAGTTACCCACTACGGCACCCCCTGCTGGTGAGGAGGAAACGGAAGCGTGGCGTCAGAAACGGAAGAAGCAGTCAGAGCTCTCAGAAGCAGTAGAACGTGCTCGCAGACGGCGTGAAGAGGAGGAACGGCGCATGGAAGAACAGAGACTTGCTGCATGCAAAGAGAAACTCAAACAACTGGAGGAGAAACGGCGACCTTCAACTACAGAAACTACTAAACCAATTACGCAAACTCATGGTGATAACCAGGAAGTGACTGAAACTGTGCCTAAACTACCTTCTGAAACTCCACCCCCTCAGCCTCAACCACCACCTTCCCCTGCACGGCAAACCTGCCCTCCCATGCCAACCCATGAAAGGACAGAGCCCACTGTGGAGGAGGTGCCACAGTTTGTTTCCCGACAACCTAGCCCTCCTGTCCATAGGACTGCCCCAGAACCGCAAAGCAAGGTTGATACTGCTATAACAGAGGAGGTGCATAGACAGGTGGAGAGACAACCAATGAGAGACTACTTCAGTACTGAGGAGCCTAGAG TTGAGGAGCCTCAGTTGACTTTATCCAGACTGGATCATTCTGTTTGTGAAGATGCACCTCTTCCGTCTCAACTGGAAAATGAGGGAGACACTGGGACTGCTGTTCGCCCTTCTGTCACCTCTGGATATTCAAAACAGTTCCAGAAGTCTTTACCACCCAGGTTCCTTAGACAACAG GAACAGCTTAAACAACAACAGtggcaacagcagcagcagcagcagggtgGAGGGGGTCCAGTCTCTCCCTCAGGGGGTTCAGTTCCCCCTCAGCACAGATCCTTATACCAACCTCTAGGCCCCCACCACCAACACCTTGCCTCAATGGGCTTTGACCCACGCTGGCTAATGATGCAGTCTTACATGGATCCCCGTATGATGTCTGGGCGGCCACCAATAGATATGCCTCCTATGCACCCCG GGAGAATGCCTCCTAAGCAACTGGTACGACGAGAGCCCACAGACAACAGTAGCTCTGGATCAGACACTTTTGATCATCTGACCCGACCGATCAGAGAACACGGAGTTCCTAATGAGCCTCGAATGGTCTGGGGTTCTGAACCATATCCTTCAACAGAGCCCCTGCCCTCTTCTGCAACCATTAAAGGGCGTGAAGATGGCAAGGAGACAAG GTTGGATGCTTGTCTGGAGCTGGATAGAGGTCTATCAGGTGTCTACCCTCAGGACCATAGCCCACTAGAGCCCAGgggcaagagcgacttcttcagGAATTCTTCTGAAACCTTGTCTGCTTTTAGTCATGTTTCAGAAGAGGTTCCAGGTCTCCTACAGACTGATAGAGCACCAGTCATCCCTTCTTTTGAACCTGAGGCGGCTAACCTCTCTGGTGCAGATGAGGTTGAAGCCATTGGGCAGGCTGTATTGAAACGGAGTATCTCTCAAGGCTCCAGTCACTCTCTGAAACTGGAAGAGCCCAGATTTGAAGGACTTACCATAGTACAGAAAACCTTGGACTTCCCTGATACTGTGGAAAGGTCAGAGGACAAGTCCAGAAAGGAGCCATTTGGACAAGGGTCTGTAAACAACAGCCGTTCCACGCCTCCTGTGGCTAATGATGGTATGCACAAAACCGACAAGCTTGTTTTACCTGCACCCAGCAAGCAGAAGTCAGAGATGCGCTGGGGATCCCGTGGATCTGGATCTGGAAGGAGAGAGGGTCCCGGAGGGGAGCGGCCAGTGAGGAGATCTGGACCTATTAAGAAACCTGTGCTGCGAGACATGAAGGAAGAGAGGGaacagagaagagagaaagaagagcgGCATGAACGAGGGGAGCGATCCAAAAAAGAGGGTGTTGCTCCCAAGGGTGTTGCTTCATCTGCTATAGAAGCGTCTGATAGACCGAAGCCCTATGGTGATGGTAAGAAAGTAGTGGTAGAACCTGAAGTTGGAGTAGCAACTGGTGGAACAAAGTCCAGAGATCTGCAGGCAGCTGTATGTCCTACAGCTGCATGTGTTGCTGAGGATAAACCAGACAAGCCTCTATCTAATGACAAACGTAATGAACCCAAACTACCATCTCGCAAAGACTCCAACCTCCCTCCCAGAGCTTACCGCAGAGATGAGAGGGAGCGAGACAGAGAACGAGACCGAGAGAGGGACAGAGATATGGAACGAGAAAAGGACTGGCCTTCTGATTTTAAAGGCCGTGGTCGGGGAGAGTACTATTCCCGTGGCAGGAGTTATAGAGGCAGCTATGGTGGGAGGGGCAGAGGTAGCCGTGGTCGGAGTCGAGGGGATTACCCGTACAGAGAGCCACGGTCACGCCAGGACTTGCCATTAGGTGCAACAGGCACAGCTAGTTTCCGCTGCAGAGAAGAGAGTGAAACCCGTAGTGAGAGCTCAGATTTTGAAGTCTTGCCTAAGCGCAGACGCAGACGAGGCTCGGACACAGACTCTGAAAGTGAAGGCAGAGAATCTGCCAGTGACACCGGAGCATCAGATCGTGAGCCCAGCTCCAAACCGAGCAGGCCGCTCCGTCGCGAGCTGCTGGAATCTCGCTCCTCTAAATCTGCCTCTGGATTTGCAACAGGAAATCTTTCTGAAAAACCTGGGCCTCGAGATGAGGATGGACGACCTAGACCGGGTTTTCTTTTAAAGGGTGAGGCCACACGGCGAGGCAAAGGAGGCTTGCACAGCAGGCGAGGTGGTGGCAGGGAACGAGGCGGCAACAGATCAGCTCCTTTCCGTCGGGCCCCAGTTAAAGAGTCCTCACAGTGGCCCTCGAAGCCCATGGAGACCTTTCGGCCTGAGGAAGCAGAGACCTTGCGCACTGATAGTACCCTCTCTGAAAGACGGCACACCAAATATGACAACAAGAAGATTGGAGAGGGTGGACAAAGCTTACGGGAGAGGCCCCGGAGACCAAGGGCAGCCCGTCCTCCCAGACAGGACAAGCCTCCAAGATTTCGGAGGCTTAAAGAACGTGAGGCAGCAGTGTTTGCTGGGGAAGCTATTCCTGGTGTGCCAGTACCTACATCGGTCTCCCCGACGCTGTCTAAAGCTCCTGGAGCACTCCAGGAGGGAGTGGTTAATACCAGTACAGCACCTTCTCTCACTCATGATGTGTCTACACCTGAACTTCCTGTCACAGAGACGGTTGTTCCTGAAATGGGAGCCACTACTGTAGTTGCTGCTGGCAGCAAATCACCTGACTTGTCCAATCAGAACTCTTCTGACCAGGCCAATGAGGAGTGGGAGACGGCCTCTGAGAGTAGCGACTTCAACGAAAGGAGAGAGCGAGAGGACAAGAAGCAGCTTGAAGCAACCGTGACCGCCATCACTACTACTTCCTCCTCTGTGCCCACACAGATCTCTGGGGGACAGAGCAAATCACCCACAGAAAGTGTGGCAATCTCAAAACGGGAGATAGCTTCGGTAGCCAAGAGGAGCTTCTCTAGCCAGCGGCCTGTGGATCGACAGAACCGAAGAGGAAATAATGGGCCTAAAACAGGTCGAGGGTACCCTGGAGGCAAGAGTGAGAGAAGGGGAGGATCTGGAGCCAAATCGGGACGGAGGGG TGCTGCTGCTCAAAATTCAGAGACCGGTCATGCCAGTACAGGTCAGAAAGCTGGGAAAGAACCAGCTCCCAGCCGTCGGAAAGAGGAAGGAAAGCAAGCTGTCAAGAAgcccaaagagaaagaaaatgcttTGTCTCAGTTCGATCTCAACAATTATGCCA GTGTAGTGATCATTGACGACCACCCAGAGGTCACAACACTGGAGGATCCACAGTCTAACTTGAATGATGACGGGTTTACAGAGGTTGTTTCACGGAAACAGCAGAAACGTTTGCAGGATGAGGaaagaaggaagaaagaagaGCAGACTGCACAG AACTGGAGTAAAAAGGGCTCTGGAGAGAAGGGTAGGGGAGGTGGCGGTTCTAAACTCCCTCCACGATTTGCCAaaaagcagcaacagcagcaaggATTGGCAGCTGGGCAGCAGCAACCATCAGCTCCAGCTCCACAGACCCAGTCTGTCCCTCAGCAGCCTCAACCACAGCCAGCTATCTCTGTGTCGCAGCACAACCTGCCTGCCTCTAACCAGAGTGCTAGCTCAGCCCAGCCTCTTGAGGGTGCTGTGGCACCTTTGGCCCCCTCACCTGTAGACTTCCCGGCCAAGAGTCAGACACACAACACCCTGGGTACAGAACTGTGGGACAACAAGGTGGCTGGCTCCTCTGTTCTCTCTGATGTCAAGAAAC TTGGACCTATCAGCCCTCCACAGCCTCCCTCTGTCAGTGCCTGGAACAAACCCCTCACTTCATTTACTGGGACCGTTACACCTGAG GGTGTGAAAGCGGGAACAGAAGGTGGGGTTGAGCTGGGCATGGATAGCATCCAGTTTGGTGCCCCTTCTTCAGCAGGAAGCACTGACAGTGACGGAGTGCCTGCCCTGCTAGAGAAAACCTCTGATAATAAACTACCCGAACCCAAAGAGCAAAGACAAAAACAGCCTCGTGCTGGACCTGTCAAATCTCAGAAG ttaaattttttctCCTCTGTTGAGTGAAATGAATATTAAAGTGGTCAAGTCGGTAAAGAGCGTTCGCTCAAGAACCGTAAGGCTGCCAAAGATGTGCGTCAGTCCGATGGAGAGGGCCTGGATAAAAATGGCACTAGAGGCAGCCGAGACCGAGACTCGAGCTCACCCACTAAAGACAAAGTTCCTGAGCTGGGTGGAGACATTGAGGGCATGATCACTGCTCCATCAGCAGAATACTCCTGTAGCTCTAAG GAATCAGTGACCGACTACACAATCCCATCTTCCTCGTTAGCAGACAATGTCCCCACTGCAGGGACCAAGATGGAGGAGAGCCTTGTGGCACCG GTGGCGCTCCCGCACCCAATGCCTATTCAGAGAAGAGAAACCCTGCAGCAGAGCTCCAGCCTTGCCACAGTCTCTCCTGCTACTGTTGACCTCACACTTAAA ATGGAATCTGCACGCAAGGCTTGGGAGAACTCGCCTAGTCTTGTGGAAAAGAGCTCTCCTGTCACTTCCTCTGCTTCCCCCATCACCAGTGGAGGAGCAGGCAGTGCATCCTTCAATTCCTTCTCCAGTGCTTCAGTGCCTCAGATACCTGTGGCCTCGGTCACCCCCAGCACCTCCCTGTCCG GATCTGCAACCTACACAACATCCTCTCTCAGCACGAAGAGCACATCAGCTTCTGACCCTCCCAACATCTGTAAGGTGAAGCCCCAGCAGCTGCAGAGTTCAGTAATGTCCAGCACTAACTTCTCCCAGCTGAGCTGTGCGCCTTCTCTGTTaccacaacagcagcagcaacagacCCCACAGGTGTTTGTATCCCAGTCTGCAGCAG GTTCTGCAGCCCAAATCCCGGCCTTCTACATGGACACCAGCCACTTGTTCAGTACGCCCCACCCTCGCTTGGCTCCTCCCTCTATAGCACAGCAGCAAGGCTTTCAGCCTGGACTCTCACAG ccTACAGCGGTGCAGCAGATCCCCATCCCTATTTACGCTCCTCTGCAAGGGCAGCACCAGCACCAGCACCAGGCCCAGCTGAGCCTCAACGCTGGACCTCCGGTGTCTCAACCTCAAGACCTCTTCAGCTCCTCCATACAGCCCTACAG GTCTCAGCAAGCATTCATGCAGAACAGCCTCTCTCAGACGTCTCCCATGATGCTGTCTGGGACGCCACTGCACAGTTACCCTGGAGTGCAGCCTCCAGAATTGGGTAAGCCTCAGTCCAGCCTGGCCTATCAGCAGACCTCAAACACCCAACACATCCCCATCCTGTTTGAGCCCCAGCTGAATCAGCCCTCTGGCATGGGAGGATCACAGCTTATAGACACACATCTACTGCAG CCAgctaaagtttgttttatttttcctctctCACTGGGTGATGTTATGTTTCTTTATGtgtttgttgttatatttatCTTGTTCTCCGGACAAGTCCAGCAGCAGAGCAGCTACTACAGCTCAACACAAAGTCCCAGCTCTGTCCTACATCAGGTGACGGTTTCTGTGCCAGGTTCACAGTTGTCTTTGCCCAACTTCGGCTCTGGTGGTGGTCAGCCACTCTTGGCTTTGCCTCAGTCCCTACCTCCGACCCCTCCCCAAGCCCCGCCCCCCAGCCTCAATCGCCAGCCCCCCAGCAATCCGCCCTATCGTGGCCTAATTGGCCAGAATACACACAGTATGATGCAGCATTCCAATAAG ATGTGTGAGATGGATCTGAAGCTCTTCAGTGGTGGAATGGATATGAAGCCTGGAACTCCACCTGTCAGCGCCAGAAGCACTACCCCCACTTCTAGCCCTTATAG GGCGAGCTCCACAAGCCCCAGTAGTCAGTCTAGCAAGATGAACAGCATGCTGTATCCCAAACAGTTCCAGTCGGGCTCAGCAGGAATGCGCATTGCCCAGCACTTCCCAGGACAGTTCAACCCACAG ATGTTGTCTCAGGCTAACTTGGTGTCTCCATTGGTGCGTCAATCCCATGCAAACTCCTTTCCTGGAGGGATGCAGCGTTCACCAATGGGTCCACCTATGTCCCCTAATTTGAGTGGGGGTCTGATGCCCTATCCCAGACCCCAGCATCCTCCACGTGGAC